A genomic region of Anopheles coustani chromosome 3, idAnoCousDA_361_x.2, whole genome shotgun sequence contains the following coding sequences:
- the LOC131260905 gene encoding uridine-cytidine kinase isoform X3, translating to MSDGECINGVGNGIRINGGTDGVKTPFLIGVAGGTASGKSTVCKRIMEQLGQADMDHTQRQVVTISQDSFYRELTAAEKARAERGLFNFDHPSAFDEELMLQTLQDILHGKKVEISEYDYRRNAVCPEKIITIYPADVVLFEGILVFYFPAIRDLFHMKLFVDTDSDTRLARRVPRDINERGRDLDQVLNAYMNFVKPAFEEFCSPTKKFADVVIPRGADNTVAIDLIVHHINEILHPSGGLNQNGH from the exons ATGAGCGACGGCGAGTGTATTAATGGTGTAGGCAATGGAATACGTATAAATGGCGGCACGGATGGCGTGAAAACGCCGTTTCTGATCGGTGTTGCGGGCGGAACCGCCAGCGGAAAG TCGACCGTTTGCAAGCGGATCATGGAGCAACTGGGTCAGGCTGATATGGATCATACGCAACGACAA GTAGTCACCATCAGCCAGGACAGTTTCTACCGCGAGCTGACGGCGGCAGAGAAGGCACGTGCCGAGCGGGGACTTTTCAACTTTGACCACCCGAGTGCCTTCGACGAGGAATTGATGCTGCAGACGCTGCAGGACATACTGCACGGCAAGAAGGTGGAAATTAGCGAATACGACTACCGAAGGAATGCGGTCTGCCCGGAGAAAATCATCACGATTTACCCGGCCGACGTGGTCCTGTTCGAGGGAATCCTGGTGTTCTACTTCCCTGCCATCCGTGATCTGTTCCACATGAAACTGTTCGTCGATACCGATTCGGACACGAGATTGGCACGAAGAG TTCCCCGTGATATTAACGAACGCGGCCGGGACCTTGATCAGGTCCTTAACGCCTACATGAACTTTGTGAAACCAGCGTTTGAGGAATTTTGCTCACCG ACTAAGAAATTTGCCGATGTCGTGATACCGAGAGGAGCAGACAACACAG TTGCGATCGATCTGATAGTGCATCATATTAATGAGATCTTGCATCCGAGTGGCGGGCTCAACCAGAACGGGCACTAA
- the LOC131260905 gene encoding uridine-cytidine kinase isoform X2: protein MSDGECINGVGNGIRINGGTDGVKTPFLIGVAGGTASGKSTVCKRIMEQLGQADMDHTQRQVVTISQDSFYRELTAAEKARAERGLFNFDHPSAFDEELMLQTLQDILHGKKVEISEYDYRRNAVCPEKIITIYPADVVLFEGILVFYFPAIRDLFHMKLFVDTDSDTRLARRVPRDINERGRDLDQVLNAYMNFVKPAFEEFCSPTKKFADVVIPRGADNTVAIDLIVQHIREFLNNRTRSDHSPHLATCGTNALNLAAGRVRYFVFH, encoded by the exons ATGAGCGACGGCGAGTGTATTAATGGTGTAGGCAATGGAATACGTATAAATGGCGGCACGGATGGCGTGAAAACGCCGTTTCTGATCGGTGTTGCGGGCGGAACCGCCAGCGGAAAG TCGACCGTTTGCAAGCGGATCATGGAGCAACTGGGTCAGGCTGATATGGATCATACGCAACGACAA GTAGTCACCATCAGCCAGGACAGTTTCTACCGCGAGCTGACGGCGGCAGAGAAGGCACGTGCCGAGCGGGGACTTTTCAACTTTGACCACCCGAGTGCCTTCGACGAGGAATTGATGCTGCAGACGCTGCAGGACATACTGCACGGCAAGAAGGTGGAAATTAGCGAATACGACTACCGAAGGAATGCGGTCTGCCCGGAGAAAATCATCACGATTTACCCGGCCGACGTGGTCCTGTTCGAGGGAATCCTGGTGTTCTACTTCCCTGCCATCCGTGATCTGTTCCACATGAAACTGTTCGTCGATACCGATTCGGACACGAGATTGGCACGAAGAG TTCCCCGTGATATTAACGAACGCGGCCGGGACCTTGATCAGGTCCTTAACGCCTACATGAACTTTGTGAAACCAGCGTTTGAGGAATTTTGCTCACCG ACTAAGAAATTTGCCGATGTCGTGATACCGAGAGGAGCAGACAACACAG TGGCTATCGATCTGATTGTGCAGCATATTCGCGAGTTCCTGAACAATCGCACCCGCAGTGATCACAGTCCCCATTTGGCAACCTGCGGCACGAATGCCCTCAACCTGGCCGCTGGTCGAG TCCGTTACTTCGTGTTCCACTAG
- the LOC131260905 gene encoding uridine-cytidine kinase isoform X1: MSDGECINGVGNGIRINGGTDGVKTPFLIGVAGGTASGKSTVCKRIMEQLGQADMDHTQRQVVTISQDSFYRELTAAEKARAERGLFNFDHPSAFDEELMLQTLQDILHGKKVEISEYDYRRNAVCPEKIITIYPADVVLFEGILVFYFPAIRDLFHMKLFVDTDSDTRLARRVPRDINERGRDLDQVLNAYMNFVKPAFEEFCSPTKKFADVVIPRGADNTVAIDLIVQHIREFLNNRTRSDHSPHLATCGTNALNLAAGRGKPSINDSEQHYRPH, translated from the exons ATGAGCGACGGCGAGTGTATTAATGGTGTAGGCAATGGAATACGTATAAATGGCGGCACGGATGGCGTGAAAACGCCGTTTCTGATCGGTGTTGCGGGCGGAACCGCCAGCGGAAAG TCGACCGTTTGCAAGCGGATCATGGAGCAACTGGGTCAGGCTGATATGGATCATACGCAACGACAA GTAGTCACCATCAGCCAGGACAGTTTCTACCGCGAGCTGACGGCGGCAGAGAAGGCACGTGCCGAGCGGGGACTTTTCAACTTTGACCACCCGAGTGCCTTCGACGAGGAATTGATGCTGCAGACGCTGCAGGACATACTGCACGGCAAGAAGGTGGAAATTAGCGAATACGACTACCGAAGGAATGCGGTCTGCCCGGAGAAAATCATCACGATTTACCCGGCCGACGTGGTCCTGTTCGAGGGAATCCTGGTGTTCTACTTCCCTGCCATCCGTGATCTGTTCCACATGAAACTGTTCGTCGATACCGATTCGGACACGAGATTGGCACGAAGAG TTCCCCGTGATATTAACGAACGCGGCCGGGACCTTGATCAGGTCCTTAACGCCTACATGAACTTTGTGAAACCAGCGTTTGAGGAATTTTGCTCACCG ACTAAGAAATTTGCCGATGTCGTGATACCGAGAGGAGCAGACAACACAG TGGCTATCGATCTGATTGTGCAGCATATTCGCGAGTTCCTGAACAATCGCACCCGCAGTGATCACAGTCCCCATTTGGCAACCTGCGGCACGAATGCCCTCAACCTGGCCGCTGGTCGAGGTAAGCCTTCCATTAACGATTCCGAGCAACACTATCGGCCTCACTGA